A single Thermus islandicus DSM 21543 DNA region contains:
- a CDS encoding sigma-70 family RNA polymerase sigma factor — MGPELPTEALSDEALLALVARGDEEAFRTLFRRYAGSFLALARRMGLDGAAGEDVVQEAMMRIWERAKEFNPRRGSARAFLLTIGHHTAVDEVRRRAARPVPLEPDPEAEEAFDLPGPGLDEEAHLDRARLHRALKALSPEERRVLETLYYQGYTHQEAARLLGLPLGTLKTWARKALSKLKEVLREP, encoded by the coding sequence ATGGGCCCCGAGCTGCCGACCGAGGCCTTGTCCGACGAAGCCCTCCTGGCCTTGGTGGCGCGAGGCGACGAGGAGGCCTTTCGCACCCTCTTCCGCCGCTATGCGGGGAGCTTTCTGGCCTTGGCCCGGCGGATGGGCTTGGACGGGGCAGCAGGAGAGGATGTGGTGCAGGAGGCGATGATGAGGATATGGGAACGGGCCAAGGAGTTTAACCCGCGGCGCGGGAGCGCCCGGGCCTTCCTGCTCACCATCGGCCATCATACGGCGGTGGACGAGGTGCGAAGGCGTGCCGCGAGGCCCGTGCCCCTGGAGCCCGACCCCGAGGCGGAGGAGGCCTTTGACCTCCCGGGGCCCGGACTGGACGAGGAGGCCCACCTGGACCGCGCCCGGCTTCATCGGGCCCTGAAGGCCCTCTCCCCGGAGGAGCGCCGGGTGCTGGAGACGCTTTACTACCAAGGCTACACCCACCAGGAGGCGGCCAGGCTTCTCGGCCTCCCCTTGGGCACCCTGAAGACCTGGGCGAGAAAGGCCCTTTCCAAGCTCAAGGAGGTGCTCCGTGAGCCCTGA
- a CDS encoding anti-sigma factor domain-containing protein → MSPEEARELLPLYALGALTPEERQRVEEALKRYPELWPEARALLEIASELAAGLPPEPLPEGLEARVLRRIRRVRPSWARPLLAAAAALLLVALGYGAYFGLSWTLALGEASTRVLTLVSPEGAPVGRTVVRGDGEALVVLKAPPPPGRVYQGWGLGKGEPVPLSTFRLPLKTFRLPPEAKALAVSLEPPGGSRRPTEILGLPQP, encoded by the coding sequence GTGAGCCCTGAGGAGGCCCGGGAACTCCTCCCCCTCTACGCCCTGGGGGCCCTCACCCCCGAGGAGCGCCAGAGGGTGGAGGAGGCCCTCAAGCGCTACCCCGAGCTCTGGCCCGAGGCCAGGGCCCTTTTGGAGATTGCCTCCGAGCTCGCCGCCGGGCTTCCTCCCGAGCCCCTACCCGAGGGCCTCGAGGCCAGGGTCCTCCGCCGGATCCGCAGGGTTCGCCCCTCCTGGGCCCGCCCTCTCCTTGCAGCCGCGGCGGCCCTCCTCTTGGTGGCCCTAGGCTACGGGGCCTACTTCGGCCTCTCCTGGACCCTGGCCCTGGGGGAGGCCTCCACCCGGGTCCTCACCCTGGTCAGCCCGGAGGGGGCCCCCGTGGGCCGGACGGTGGTCCGGGGGGACGGGGAGGCCCTGGTGGTCCTGAAGGCCCCGCCCCCTCCGGGCCGGGTCTACCAGGGCTGGGGCCTGGGGAAGGGGGAGCCCGTGCCCCTTTCCACCTTCCGCCTGCCCCTCAAGACCTTCCGCCTTCCCCCGGAGGCCAAGGCCCTGGCGGTCTCCCTCGAGCCCCCGGGGGGAAGCCGGAGGCCCACGGAGATCCTCGGCCTGCCCCAGCCCTAA
- a CDS encoding ferritin-like domain-containing protein: MELARRRFLALLALGGIPVVPKAQGAPLEEEVLALALAAEELAREVYRRAVAARPFRGPWATYLEAALAQEEEHARRLREALGRQPALRFRLPEVFQSPIPLLRLLESLEEAFVGAYLEALPLLEGEALRLAGAILGVEAGHRVLVRQARLELQDPLLRPPFVANDRALERAFSPEEAREALKPYLP; encoded by the coding sequence GTGGAACTCGCCCGCAGACGGTTCCTGGCCCTTTTGGCCCTGGGCGGGATCCCGGTGGTCCCTAAGGCCCAGGGCGCCCCGCTAGAGGAGGAGGTGCTCGCCCTGGCCCTCGCCGCGGAGGAGCTGGCCCGGGAGGTCTACCGCCGGGCGGTGGCCGCCCGGCCCTTCCGGGGCCCCTGGGCCACCTACCTGGAGGCGGCCCTGGCCCAGGAGGAGGAGCACGCGCGCCGCCTGCGGGAGGCCCTGGGCCGGCAGCCCGCCCTCAGGTTCCGCCTCCCCGAGGTCTTCCAGAGCCCCATTCCCCTCCTCCGCCTCTTGGAAAGCCTCGAGGAGGCCTTCGTGGGCGCCTACCTGGAGGCCCTGCCCCTATTGGAAGGCGAGGCCTTGCGCCTGGCGGGGGCCATCCTGGGGGTGGAGGCGGGGCACCGCGTCCTGGTGCGCCAGGCCCGCCTGGAGCTCCAGGACCCCCTGCTCCGCCCCCCCTTCGTGGCCAACGATCGGGCCCTGGAGCGGGCCTTTTCCCCCGAGGAGGCCAGGGAGGCCCTTAAGCCCTACCTGCCTTAG
- a CDS encoding HD-GYP domain-containing protein, with amino-acid sequence MGKIGIPDAVLRKPGPLTEEEQALMRAHPLILEGLPALQGARGVVRHHHERFDGRGYPEGLQGEEIPLLARIFAVVDAYDAMTSHRPYRRALDPEEALAEIAREAGRQFDPRVVAAFLRTFGLEAKEVERGTRPQTVPGPFGPGRDPGGP; translated from the coding sequence CCGCAAACCCGGCCCCCTCACGGAGGAGGAGCAGGCCCTCATGCGCGCGCACCCCCTGATTCTGGAAGGCCTTCCCGCCCTTCAGGGCGCCCGGGGGGTGGTGCGCCACCACCACGAGCGCTTTGACGGCCGGGGCTACCCGGAGGGCCTGCAGGGGGAGGAAATCCCCCTCTTGGCCCGGATCTTCGCCGTGGTGGACGCCTACGATGCCATGACCAGCCACCGGCCCTACCGCAGGGCCCTGGACCCGGAGGAGGCCCTGGCGGAGATCGCCCGGGAGGCGGGGCGGCAGTTTGACCCCCGGGTGGTGGCGGCCTTCCTGCGAACCTTCGGCCTCGAGGCCAAGGAGGTGGAACGTGGAACTCGCCCGCAGACGGTTCCTGGCCCTTTTGGCCCTGGGCGGGATCCCGGTGGTCCCTAA